Proteins from a genomic interval of Pseudomonas anuradhapurensis:
- a CDS encoding DoxX family protein has translation MNNTTLNALFSTRAGAGLSIIRILVGIIFMAHGAQKLFGLFGGYGLEGTGQWMESIGLAPGYLMALLSGSAEFFGGLALVIGLLARPAALALSVTLVVAIFSVHIGNGLFMSNNGYEFALALLAGTVAVLIEGAGRFSLDRLIAR, from the coding sequence ATGAACAACACCACCCTCAACGCTCTGTTCTCCACCCGTGCCGGTGCTGGCCTCAGCATCATCCGCATCCTGGTCGGCATCATCTTCATGGCGCATGGTGCGCAGAAACTGTTTGGCCTGTTCGGTGGCTATGGCCTGGAGGGCACCGGCCAGTGGATGGAAAGCATTGGCCTGGCCCCGGGTTACCTGATGGCCCTGCTCTCCGGTAGTGCCGAGTTCTTCGGCGGCCTGGCCCTGGTGATTGGCCTGCTGGCCCGCCCGGCAGCGCTGGCGCTGAGCGTGACCCTGGTGGTGGCGATCTTCTCGGTGCACATCGGTAATGGCCTGTTCATGTCCAACAACGGCTATGAGTTTGCCCTGGCATTGCTGGCCGGCACCGTCGCGGTGTTGATCGAAGGCGCTGGCCGCTTCTCGCTGGACCGCCTGATCGCCCGGTAA
- a CDS encoding methyl-accepting chemotaxis protein has translation MGAWLSNVSLKYKFWAVNAVAFVTTLLLVLYAVHLEQRARAEAAQAQAAAQAQLLASWPAGQPLPRPANVISWSAGQTPSFAGEPLDGLRNAQGWVELPSAWLLGDNPLRGAQVLRRGDQQVAVLAQSPSLRQVFFDRFSNYAVCVLILMLAMLGASQLLIRFLLSQLNTLKDVMLHVEKTGDLAARVPLACGDEVGQMAGAFNAMQATYHRVVSTVAHTAAQLDSGAARLAASMSDVRHGMLGQQSETDQAATAINEMSATVHHIAQHAGATRDLSQTADTLAGSGQEVVSRVQDSISGLSSGVQQTAEMIRQLAEDSQKINGVVNVIHSIAEQTNLLALNAAIEAARAGDLGRGFAVVADEVRNLAKRVQTSTDEITTMVSALQSGTRDAVEFMQESSYKADDCVKQAREAGEALAEITGAVAQMRESNTQIAVAAEQQSQVAEEMNRAVVSIRDVTEQTVQQTVGSATTSSELATLAGELNKAIGQLKL, from the coding sequence ATGGGTGCCTGGCTTAGCAATGTTTCCTTGAAATACAAGTTCTGGGCCGTCAATGCGGTGGCCTTTGTCACGACCCTGCTGCTGGTGCTCTATGCCGTGCACCTCGAGCAGCGTGCCCGCGCCGAAGCAGCGCAGGCCCAGGCCGCTGCCCAGGCGCAACTGCTGGCCAGCTGGCCAGCGGGGCAGCCGTTGCCGCGCCCGGCCAACGTCATCAGCTGGTCGGCGGGGCAAACGCCCAGCTTCGCCGGCGAGCCCCTCGATGGCCTGCGCAACGCCCAGGGCTGGGTCGAACTGCCAAGCGCCTGGCTTCTTGGCGACAACCCGTTGCGCGGCGCGCAGGTGTTGCGTCGTGGCGATCAACAAGTGGCGGTTCTGGCCCAGTCGCCAAGCCTGCGCCAGGTATTCTTCGACCGCTTCAGCAATTACGCGGTGTGCGTGCTGATCCTGATGCTGGCCATGCTGGGCGCTTCGCAACTGCTGATTCGCTTCCTGCTCAGCCAGCTCAACACCCTCAAGGACGTCATGCTGCACGTGGAGAAAACCGGCGACCTGGCGGCCCGCGTACCCTTGGCCTGTGGCGACGAGGTCGGCCAGATGGCCGGGGCGTTCAATGCCATGCAGGCAACCTACCACCGGGTGGTCAGCACCGTCGCCCATACCGCCGCCCAGCTGGACTCCGGCGCCGCGCGCCTGGCAGCGAGCATGAGCGATGTGCGCCACGGCATGCTCGGCCAGCAGAGCGAGACCGACCAGGCGGCTACCGCCATCAACGAAATGTCGGCGACGGTGCACCATATCGCCCAGCATGCCGGCGCCACCCGCGACCTGTCACAAACAGCCGACACCCTTGCCGGCAGCGGCCAGGAGGTGGTCAGCCGGGTGCAAGATTCGATTTCCGGGCTGTCCAGCGGCGTGCAGCAGACAGCCGAGATGATCCGCCAGCTCGCCGAGGACAGCCAGAAGATCAACGGTGTGGTCAATGTGATCCACAGCATCGCCGAGCAAACCAACCTGCTGGCACTCAACGCTGCTATCGAAGCGGCGCGCGCCGGCGACCTCGGGCGTGGTTTTGCCGTGGTGGCCGATGAAGTGCGCAACCTGGCCAAGCGCGTGCAAACCTCGACCGACGAGATCACCACCATGGTCTCGGCCCTGCAGTCAGGCACCCGCGATGCGGTGGAGTTCATGCAGGAAAGCTCGTACAAGGCCGATGACTGTGTCAAGCAGGCCCGTGAGGCCGGTGAAGCACTGGCCGAAATCACCGGTGCCGTGGCACAGATGCGTGAAAGCAACACCCAGATTGCCGTGGCCGCCGAGCAGCAAAGCCAGGTGGCAGAAGAAATGAACCGCGCGGTGGTGAGCATCCGCGATGTCACCGAGCAAACCGTGCAGCAGACAGTCGGCTCGGCGACCACCAGCAGCGAACTGGCGACACTGGCCGGCGAACTGAACAAGGCCATTGGCCAGCTCAAGCTATAG
- a CDS encoding TatD family hydrolase, with protein sequence MQLIDIGVNLTNSSFHDQQAAIVERAIEAGVTQMVLTGTSLTVSEQALELCQQLDSSGAHLFATAGVHPHDAKAWDAGSEQRLRQLLAEPRVRAVGECGLDFNRDFSPRPLQEKALEAQLALAAELRLPVFLHERDASERLLAILKDYRDHLPGAVVHCFTGEREALFAYLDMDLHIGITGWICDERRGTHLHPLVGNIAEGRLMLESDAPYLLPRSLRPKPKHGRNEPAFLPEVLREVALHRGEAAEHTAAHTTATARAFFQIHS encoded by the coding sequence ATGCAACTGATCGATATCGGCGTCAACCTGACCAACAGCAGTTTTCACGACCAGCAGGCAGCCATCGTCGAGCGCGCCATTGAAGCCGGCGTCACGCAGATGGTGCTGACAGGTACCAGCCTGACGGTCAGCGAGCAGGCGCTGGAGCTCTGCCAGCAGCTGGACTCGAGCGGTGCCCACCTGTTCGCCACGGCGGGTGTCCACCCGCATGATGCCAAGGCCTGGGATGCCGGCAGCGAGCAGCGCTTGCGGCAACTGCTGGCTGAACCGCGCGTACGCGCGGTGGGTGAATGTGGCCTGGATTTCAACCGCGACTTCTCCCCTCGCCCGCTGCAGGAAAAAGCCCTGGAAGCGCAACTGGCCCTGGCCGCCGAGCTGCGCCTGCCGGTGTTTCTGCATGAGCGCGATGCCAGCGAACGGCTGCTGGCAATTCTCAAGGACTACCGTGACCACCTGCCTGGCGCGGTAGTGCACTGTTTCACTGGCGAACGCGAGGCGCTGTTCGCCTACCTCGACATGGACCTGCACATCGGCATCACCGGCTGGATCTGCGACGAGCGCCGCGGAACCCACCTGCACCCGCTGGTGGGCAACATTGCCGAGGGGCGCTTGATGCTCGAGAGCGACGCGCCTTACCTGTTGCCGCGCAGCCTGCGGCCCAAGCCGAAGCATGGGCGCAACGAGCCGGCGTTCCTGCCAGAGGTGCTGCGCGAGGTCGCCTTGCATCGTGGGGAAGCAGCCGAACATACGGCAGCACATACCACGGCGACGGCGCGGGCGTTTTTCCAGATTCACAGCTGA
- the greB gene encoding transcription elongation factor GreB: protein MSTNIITTEGHEALKKELDHLWRVYRPEITQKVAWAASLGDRSENADYQYNKKLLREIDRRVRYLRKRLEDVKVVAYSPQQEGKVFFGAWVEIENDDGEAMKFRIVGYDEIYGRNDYISIDSPMARALLKKQEGDEVVVQTPAGEATWYVNSISYGQ from the coding sequence TTGAGCACCAACATCATTACCACGGAAGGCCATGAGGCGCTGAAGAAAGAGCTGGACCACCTGTGGCGGGTATATCGCCCGGAGATTACCCAGAAGGTTGCCTGGGCTGCGTCGCTTGGCGACCGCAGCGAGAACGCCGACTACCAGTACAACAAGAAGCTGCTGCGCGAGATCGACCGTCGGGTGCGTTACCTGCGCAAGCGCCTTGAAGATGTGAAGGTGGTGGCTTACTCGCCGCAGCAGGAGGGCAAGGTGTTTTTCGGTGCCTGGGTGGAGATCGAGAACGACGATGGCGAGGCCATGAAGTTTCGCATTGTCGGCTACGACGAAATCTACGGGCGCAACGACTACATCTCGATCGACTCACCCATGGCTCGTGCCTTGCTGAAGAAGCAGGAGGGCGACGAGGTGGTGGTGCAGACCCCTGCTGGTGAAGCCACCTGGTATGTCAACAGCATCAGCTACGGCCAGTGA
- a CDS encoding Mpo1-like protein, with protein MSKRLPNLPAWQWRGYHHNHRHPTNLVLHLIAVPLFILGALLILSGLFSLDLGQIAVGIIALIAGLGLQRQGHRLEAEQPEPFANRKDAVQRLLTEQFITFPRFVLSGAWWKAWRQRHKHRQ; from the coding sequence ATGAGCAAACGTCTGCCCAACCTGCCCGCCTGGCAATGGCGCGGCTACCACCATAACCACCGCCACCCGACCAACCTGGTGCTGCACCTGATCGCCGTGCCGTTGTTCATTCTTGGCGCGCTGCTGATCCTGTCCGGGCTGTTCAGCCTGGACCTGGGACAGATCGCCGTTGGTATCATCGCCTTGATCGCCGGCCTCGGCCTGCAGCGCCAGGGCCATCGCCTGGAGGCAGAACAGCCGGAGCCGTTCGCCAACCGCAAGGACGCCGTGCAACGCCTGCTCACCGAGCAGTTCATCACCTTTCCGCGCTTCGTGCTGAGCGGCGCCTGGTGGAAGGCCTGGCGGCAACGCCACAAGCACCGCCAGTGA
- a CDS encoding transglycosylase SLT domain-containing protein: MPRSWLILLVTFGLALTGPAHARLPGPQQTTPPAKVRDLQQIRSSQVLRVLVNQSRNSSGEVKGEPVGIEYYRLRALEHYLNARAADGQEIQLKLIPRAKEQLLGALARGEGDLAVPGELLDPSAVRGVSSSAPVLDQVPLVLVGRKGERSFSHVEQLSGRTVALTSASAAGPLIQQLNQQLALRKRAPIKVEWVDATLAVEDVLEMVQAGIYHLTVIEQPIARRWARVMPRLRLDSRVQLGPPQAMRWYVGRDAPQLLATVDRFLQGYRAPDNQDAAFERIYRRQYRVHNPLASKDRQRLNALRPVLQKHAEAQQIDWLNLAALAFKESTLNPTARGTGGAHGLMQITPSAAQRVGVSNTATVDGNVQASARYLALIRRKFFASTRINERERMAFVLAAYNLGPERVQAMRAEARRRGLNGNQWFFQTERIAMEQVGMGPVNFVNSVNKYFVAFNRERAGLERVAKR, translated from the coding sequence ATGCCGCGAAGCTGGCTCATTCTACTGGTGACGTTTGGCCTGGCCCTGACGGGGCCAGCCCACGCGCGCCTGCCGGGGCCGCAGCAGACCACCCCGCCGGCCAAGGTCCGTGACTTGCAACAGATCCGCAGCAGCCAGGTGCTGCGGGTGCTGGTCAACCAGAGCCGCAACAGTTCCGGTGAGGTCAAGGGCGAACCGGTCGGCATCGAATACTATCGCCTGCGAGCCCTGGAGCATTATCTCAATGCCCGTGCCGCCGACGGCCAGGAGATCCAGCTGAAGTTGATCCCCCGGGCCAAGGAGCAACTGCTGGGCGCCCTGGCGCGTGGCGAGGGCGACCTGGCGGTACCGGGCGAACTGCTTGACCCCAGCGCGGTTCGCGGGGTCAGCAGCAGCGCGCCGGTGCTCGACCAGGTGCCATTGGTGCTGGTGGGGCGCAAGGGCGAACGCAGCTTCAGCCATGTCGAGCAACTGTCTGGGCGTACGGTGGCGTTGACCAGCGCCAGTGCCGCCGGCCCGCTGATCCAGCAGTTGAACCAGCAGCTGGCACTGCGCAAACGTGCGCCGATCAAGGTGGAATGGGTCGATGCGACCCTGGCGGTGGAGGACGTGCTGGAGATGGTCCAGGCTGGCATTTATCACCTCACCGTAATCGAGCAACCCATTGCCCGGCGGTGGGCCCGGGTGATGCCGCGCCTGCGCCTGGACAGCCGGGTACAGCTGGGCCCGCCGCAAGCCATGCGCTGGTATGTCGGGCGTGATGCGCCACAGCTGCTGGCCACGGTCGACCGCTTTTTGCAAGGCTACCGCGCGCCGGACAACCAGGACGCCGCGTTCGAGCGCATCTACCGGCGCCAGTACCGGGTGCACAACCCGTTGGCCAGCAAGGACCGCCAGCGCCTCAACGCGTTGCGGCCGGTGCTGCAGAAACACGCTGAGGCGCAGCAGATCGACTGGCTCAACCTGGCCGCGCTGGCTTTCAAGGAGTCGACGCTCAACCCGACGGCGCGCGGCACTGGCGGCGCCCATGGCTTGATGCAGATCACGCCTTCGGCAGCGCAGCGCGTGGGGGTGAGCAACACCGCCACGGTGGATGGCAATGTCCAGGCCAGCGCCCGTTACCTGGCGCTGATCCGGCGCAAGTTCTTTGCCAGCACCAGGATCAACGAGCGTGAGCGCATGGCGTTCGTGCTGGCGGCCTACAACCTCGGCCCGGAACGGGTCCAGGCCATGCGCGCCGAAGCGCGGCGGCGCGGGCTGAACGGCAACCAGTGGTTCTTCCAGACTGAACGTATTGCCATGGAGCAGGTGGGCATGGGGCCAGTCAATTTTGTCAACAGCGTCAATAAGTACTTTGTGGCCTTCAATCGGGAGCGTGCCGGCCTGGAGCGTGTGGCGAAGCGCTGA